The proteins below come from a single Burkholderia humptydooensis genomic window:
- the tssJ gene encoding type VI secretion system lipoprotein TssJ produces the protein MNPHVTRYALPLAACILLGGCAAAVPLLGSAGSAALQMVGVGKPDVPDSQKPPRNLGLTLYAAQNLNAANDNRPLALVVRLYALKDPTSFQQASFDSFTDPAKEKTALGADLLSVREITLIPGQRYNATEKVSREAQAFGIVALFRDPALQRWKLTFDPAKSEKSGIIIGLHNCAMTVTGGTVLPSQQGMPAQRLDLLSSVNCG, from the coding sequence ATGAATCCGCATGTGACTCGTTACGCGCTGCCGCTCGCCGCCTGCATCCTGCTCGGCGGCTGCGCCGCCGCCGTGCCGCTCCTCGGTTCGGCGGGCAGCGCCGCGCTGCAGATGGTGGGCGTCGGCAAGCCCGACGTGCCCGATTCGCAGAAGCCGCCGCGCAATCTCGGCCTCACGCTCTATGCGGCGCAGAACCTCAACGCCGCGAACGACAACCGTCCGCTCGCGCTCGTCGTGCGCCTCTACGCACTGAAAGACCCGACGTCGTTCCAGCAGGCGTCGTTCGACAGCTTCACCGATCCGGCGAAAGAGAAGACCGCGCTCGGCGCCGATCTGCTGAGCGTGCGCGAAATCACGCTGATTCCGGGACAGCGCTACAACGCAACCGAAAAGGTGTCGCGCGAAGCGCAGGCATTCGGCATCGTCGCGCTTTTTCGCGACCCGGCGCTACAGCGCTGGAAGCTGACTTTCGATCCTGCGAAGTCCGAGAAATCCGGCATAATTATCGGCCTGCACAACTGCGCGATGACCGTGACGGGCGGCACCGTCCTGCCTTCGCAGCAAGGCATGCCGGCGCAGCGGCTCGATTTGCTGTCATCGGTGAATTGCGGGTGA